A window from Thunnus albacares chromosome 19, fThuAlb1.1, whole genome shotgun sequence encodes these proteins:
- the dync1li1 gene encoding cytoplasmic dynein 1 light intermediate chain 1 isoform X1 — translation MLSQSRFVTLRMRSSSCLEQTRSFVRAGGPRPGPGVHVHQAGVSTELLHPGALLGLQAPAKMATSGRSALLSSTSTGPKSTLENSNPEEDDGQNLWSTILSEVSTHSRSKLPSGKNVLVMGEVGSGKTTLVAKLQGVEEYMKGRGLEYLYFSVHDDDIDDQTRCNAWVLDGDLYHKGLQGVAVPVDAISNTLLLITVDMSRPWNALDSLQKWAAVAREHIDKLRVPPETLRELEHRLVKQFQEYTEPGSGEDGTPQRRSEEEESVLLPLGENTLTHNLGIPVVVVCTKCDAISTLEKEHDYRDEHLDFIQSHIRHFCLQYGASLVYTSVKEMKNLDVLYKYLVHRLYGFPFHCPAQVVERDAVFIPSGWDNEKKIAILHENFQTVKSDDSFEDVVVKPPVRKIVHEKEIQAEDDQVFLVKLQSLLAKQPAVTAGRPVDTTSRAPTGSPRTSNRSAAANVANAMPQSGQTSEGVLANFFNSLLTKKAGTGGPGTPGGGNNTPGTVRKSDILNIIHGSKLGLSDVQAELDRISSRETDSDLPNAHETPATDGQDT, via the exons ATGCTCAGTCAGTCCAGATTTGTCACTTTGCGGATGAGATCATCCTCATGTCTGGAGCAGACCCGCAGCTTTGTGCGGGCGGGCGGACCACGCCCCGGCCCCGGCGTGCATGTGCACCAGGCTGGGGTTAGCACAGAGCTGCTACATCCGGGCGCTCTGCTCGGTTTACAAGCCCCTGCGAAGATGGCGACTTCAGGGAGGAGTGCATTATTATCCTCCACCTCAACTGGACCTAAGAGCACACTGGAGAACTCCAACCCAGAAGAGGATGACGGGCAGAACTTGTG GTCGACCATCCTGAGTGAAGTATCAACCCATTCAAGATCGAAGCTACCGTCCGGGAAAAATGTCCTGGTTATGg GTGAAGTGGGATCGGGGAAGACCACCTTGGTTGCTAAGCTACAGGGAGTTGAAGAGTATATGAAAGGGCGTGGTCTGGAGTACCTCTACTTCAGTGTCCATGACGACGACATTGATG atcaAACCAGGTGTAATGCCTGGGTGTTAGACGGAGACCTTTACCACAAAGGTCTGCAAGGAGTAGCTGTACCAGTGGACGCAATCAGCAACACGTTGCTGCTGATAACGGTTGACATGTCACGGCCATGGAACGCTCTGGACTCTCTCCAGAAGTGGGCCGCCGTCGCTAGGGAACACATCGACAAACTCCGGGTCCCTCCGGAAACACTGCGGGAGCTGGAGCACAGAC ttgTAAAGCAGTTCCAGGAGTACACAGAGCCAGGCAGCGGGGAGGACGGGACCCCGCAGAGGAggagtgaagaggaggagagcgtGCTGCTGCCATTAGGAgagaacacactcacacacaacctGGGCATACCAGTGGTGGTTGTCTGTAccaag TGTGATGCCATCAGCACATTGGAGAAGGAGCACGACTACAGAGACGAACACCTGGACTTCATCCAGTCCCACATCAGACATTTCTGCCTGCAGT ATGGGGCATCGCTGGTTTACACATCAGTGAAGGAGATGAAGAACCTGGACGTGCTATATAAATATCTGGTCCACAGACTCTACGGCTTTCCGTTCCACTGCCCTGCACAAGTGGTGGAAAGAGACGCTGTCTTCAT TCCATCAGGCTGGGACAATGAGAAGAAGATCGCTATACTTCACGAGAACTTCCAAACAGTAAAATCAGACGACAGCTTTGAGGACGTAGTCGTCAAACCGCCTGTCAGAAAG ATTGTACATGAAAAGGAGATTCAGGCTGAAGACGACCAAGTGTTTCTGGTAAAATTGCAG TCACTGCTCGCCAAACAGCCCGCTGTGACAGCAGGACGACCGGTG GACACCACCAGCAGAGCACCCACCGGTTCCCCCAGGACGAGTAATCGCTCTGCAGCGGCCAACGTAGCTAATGCAATGCCACAGTCAG GTCAAACCAGTGAGGGTGTCTTGGCCAACTTCTTCAACAGTCTACTGACAAAGAAAGCGGGAACAGGAGGGCCCGGGACGCCGGGTGGTGGTAACAACACTCCAGGAACTGTACGCAAGTCag ACATCTTGAACATAATACATG GTTCGAAGCTGGGCCTGAGTGATGTACAAGCGGAGCTGGACCGCATATCCAGCCGGGAGACTGACTCGGACTTGCCCAATGCCCACGAGACCCCTGCCACCGACGGCCAGGACACATGA
- the dync1li1 gene encoding cytoplasmic dynein 1 light intermediate chain 1 isoform X2, translating to MLSQSRFVTLRMRSSSCLEQTRSFVRAGGPRPGPGVHVHQAGVSTELLHPGALLGLQAPAKMATSGRSALLSSTSTGPKSTLENSNPEEDDGQNLWSTILSEVSTHSRSKLPSGKNVLVMGEVGSGKTTLVAKLQGVEEYMKGRGLEYLYFSVHDDDIDDQTRCNAWVLDGDLYHKGLQGVAVPVDAISNTLLLITVDMSRPWNALDSLQKWAAVAREHIDKLRVPPETLRELEHRLVKQFQEYTEPGSGEDGTPQRRSEEEESVLLPLGENTLTHNLGIPVVVVCTKCDAISTLEKEHDYRDEHLDFIQSHIRHFCLQYGASLVYTSVKEMKNLDVLYKYLVHRLYGFPFHCPAQVVERDAVFIPSGWDNEKKIAILHENFQTVKSDDSFEDVVVKPPVRKIVHEKEIQAEDDQVFLVKLQSLLAKQPAVTAGRPVDTTSRAPTGSPRTSNRSAAANVANAMPQSGQTSEGVLANFFNSLLTKKAGTGGPGTPGGGNNTPGTVRKSGSKLGLSDVQAELDRISSRETDSDLPNAHETPATDGQDT from the exons ATGCTCAGTCAGTCCAGATTTGTCACTTTGCGGATGAGATCATCCTCATGTCTGGAGCAGACCCGCAGCTTTGTGCGGGCGGGCGGACCACGCCCCGGCCCCGGCGTGCATGTGCACCAGGCTGGGGTTAGCACAGAGCTGCTACATCCGGGCGCTCTGCTCGGTTTACAAGCCCCTGCGAAGATGGCGACTTCAGGGAGGAGTGCATTATTATCCTCCACCTCAACTGGACCTAAGAGCACACTGGAGAACTCCAACCCAGAAGAGGATGACGGGCAGAACTTGTG GTCGACCATCCTGAGTGAAGTATCAACCCATTCAAGATCGAAGCTACCGTCCGGGAAAAATGTCCTGGTTATGg GTGAAGTGGGATCGGGGAAGACCACCTTGGTTGCTAAGCTACAGGGAGTTGAAGAGTATATGAAAGGGCGTGGTCTGGAGTACCTCTACTTCAGTGTCCATGACGACGACATTGATG atcaAACCAGGTGTAATGCCTGGGTGTTAGACGGAGACCTTTACCACAAAGGTCTGCAAGGAGTAGCTGTACCAGTGGACGCAATCAGCAACACGTTGCTGCTGATAACGGTTGACATGTCACGGCCATGGAACGCTCTGGACTCTCTCCAGAAGTGGGCCGCCGTCGCTAGGGAACACATCGACAAACTCCGGGTCCCTCCGGAAACACTGCGGGAGCTGGAGCACAGAC ttgTAAAGCAGTTCCAGGAGTACACAGAGCCAGGCAGCGGGGAGGACGGGACCCCGCAGAGGAggagtgaagaggaggagagcgtGCTGCTGCCATTAGGAgagaacacactcacacacaacctGGGCATACCAGTGGTGGTTGTCTGTAccaag TGTGATGCCATCAGCACATTGGAGAAGGAGCACGACTACAGAGACGAACACCTGGACTTCATCCAGTCCCACATCAGACATTTCTGCCTGCAGT ATGGGGCATCGCTGGTTTACACATCAGTGAAGGAGATGAAGAACCTGGACGTGCTATATAAATATCTGGTCCACAGACTCTACGGCTTTCCGTTCCACTGCCCTGCACAAGTGGTGGAAAGAGACGCTGTCTTCAT TCCATCAGGCTGGGACAATGAGAAGAAGATCGCTATACTTCACGAGAACTTCCAAACAGTAAAATCAGACGACAGCTTTGAGGACGTAGTCGTCAAACCGCCTGTCAGAAAG ATTGTACATGAAAAGGAGATTCAGGCTGAAGACGACCAAGTGTTTCTGGTAAAATTGCAG TCACTGCTCGCCAAACAGCCCGCTGTGACAGCAGGACGACCGGTG GACACCACCAGCAGAGCACCCACCGGTTCCCCCAGGACGAGTAATCGCTCTGCAGCGGCCAACGTAGCTAATGCAATGCCACAGTCAG GTCAAACCAGTGAGGGTGTCTTGGCCAACTTCTTCAACAGTCTACTGACAAAGAAAGCGGGAACAGGAGGGCCCGGGACGCCGGGTGGTGGTAACAACACTCCAGGAACTGTACGCAAGTCag GTTCGAAGCTGGGCCTGAGTGATGTACAAGCGGAGCTGGACCGCATATCCAGCCGGGAGACTGACTCGGACTTGCCCAATGCCCACGAGACCCCTGCCACCGACGGCCAGGACACATGA